The following proteins are encoded in a genomic region of Dyadobacter sp. UC 10:
- a CDS encoding vWA domain-containing protein encodes MASFNDLEVGDVPESRTFHQLGILLLDGSNSMNRIGEKNRRIAENLNHGIREFLTFFKGSSIRNNFSIAAITFGLDAKVYLPATELESIDDYADYDPTTTGVDGDGTFIGAALLHAEHMANEFLIDREGDGLKKTVSIIVFSDGLCQAPDATKEIAERIKKNPDISICSTLWTAREDIANDDVKQAKSVLQDIVTDIKFYKTSYSEADLRQFFIASLSSQRHKNV; translated from the coding sequence ATGGCAAGCTTTAATGACTTAGAAGTAGGAGATGTGCCTGAGAGCAGAACATTTCATCAACTTGGAATTCTTCTTTTAGACGGCAGTAATTCAATGAACCGAATAGGGGAAAAGAATAGAAGAATTGCTGAAAACTTGAACCATGGCATTCGGGAATTCTTGACATTTTTTAAAGGCAGTTCCATAAGGAATAATTTTTCCATAGCAGCAATCACCTTTGGTTTGGATGCGAAAGTTTACCTTCCGGCAACAGAGTTAGAGTCCATTGATGATTATGCCGACTACGACCCAACAACTACAGGGGTAGATGGGGATGGAACTTTCATAGGTGCAGCGCTTTTGCATGCTGAGCATATGGCAAATGAGTTTTTAATTGACAGAGAAGGAGATGGCCTTAAGAAAACGGTAAGCATTATTGTCTTCTCTGACGGTTTGTGTCAGGCACCTGATGCAACTAAAGAGATTGCTGAGAGAATTAAAAAAAATCCAGACATCTCTATTTGCAGCACACTCTGGACTGCCAGGGAGGACATAGCGAATGATGATGTAAAACAAGCTAAGTCGGTTTTGCAGGATATTGTAACAGATATCAAGTTTTACAAGACGAGTTATTCGGAAGCCGATTTGAGACAGTTTTTTATTGCTTCGCTAAGTTCACAACGTCATAAAAATGTCTGA
- a CDS encoding protein phosphatase 2C domain-containing protein, producing MSEHQKTIIACATATNKQENQDASKSYQSAFFNAVFVGDGLGSYLLAKDAADTVVDFFHEKCNTTELPNEDRIVELFKEAQQLLVDKRSINGDHYDNSAQLYATTLISVFENDDKFVIAYTGNGAIWHIRGSFDEFPTYYHFPWNALNVLNPHTIPQDGREVLYKLISDVPMAEECYPSIITIKKDVFQGDILLICTDGIYSADQLSAGKNDKGVWVKYEPKMLTFFKGLREEFSKIEDYDSGKLGDFLGKYLNTIQASLDDDATVAMLITDTTIAYHKTKNLAKHASSEDN from the coding sequence ATGTCTGAGCATCAAAAAACAATAATTGCCTGCGCTACCGCTACGAACAAGCAAGAAAACCAAGATGCATCTAAATCATACCAGTCGGCGTTTTTCAATGCTGTCTTCGTCGGGGATGGGTTAGGCTCCTATCTACTTGCAAAGGATGCAGCTGATACGGTAGTCGACTTTTTTCACGAAAAGTGCAACACAACCGAATTGCCTAATGAAGATAGGATTGTCGAACTTTTTAAAGAGGCTCAACAACTCTTAGTAGACAAACGGAGTATCAATGGTGATCACTATGATAACTCGGCTCAACTGTATGCAACAACACTCATCTCTGTATTCGAAAACGACGACAAGTTTGTGATCGCATATACTGGAAATGGAGCTATATGGCATATAAGGGGCAGTTTCGATGAATTTCCCACATACTATCATTTTCCTTGGAATGCATTAAATGTATTAAATCCACACACAATCCCTCAGGATGGCAGGGAGGTTTTATATAAACTTATCAGCGACGTGCCAATGGCTGAAGAGTGCTATCCCTCAATAATTACCATAAAAAAGGATGTGTTTCAAGGTGATATTTTATTAATCTGCACAGATGGTATTTATTCAGCTGATCAATTATCAGCTGGCAAAAACGATAAAGGAGTCTGGGTTAAGTATGAACCTAAAATGCTTACCTTTTTTAAAGGCTTAAGAGAGGAGTTTTCAAAGATTGAAGATTACGATTCAGGTAAACTAGGCGACTTCTTAGGTAAATACTTAAACACTATTCAGGCAAGTCTTGACGACGATGCAACCGTCGCAATGCTAATTACTGATACGACAATTGCATATCATAAAACCAAGAATCTTGCCAAGCATGCCTCTTCTGAAGATAATTAA
- a CDS encoding DUF3320 domain-containing protein, translating to MINSLLAKLESARKELLDLGMRNSLLNYKVPQARGLHIVQEKSSSIYNLLFRQSKPMSFLGRAEKEDELDFGDLPELSEEELLDAYNDTRLQTNETEKKLQTKILNTYYFARTSIEEQGVNILYLSLGMLKWFEEGNKENVRQAPLVLIPVSLERSSANERFRVRYSGSEIGGNLSLQAKLLADFNITIPDLPESDDLDIDAYCAIVSERIAHLPAWSVEKDAIELGFFSFGKFMIYNDLDSTKWPNSKKPYDNPTLKSLFETGFRDTPPTSTEEHNLDTETNADSLLSVVDADSSQVLAMLAVQEGKNMVIQGPPGTGKSQTITNIIANAVGQGKKILFVAEKMAALEVVKRRLDKVGLGEACLELHSHKANKKELHEELKRILDLGKPMLMHLEREVALLKEHKEELNAYCDAVNSIVSDSGLSTQQVLGHLLRINQESEGVTLPKLKIDYIQNWNQGTMLRAEAMCDRIQARLSDIGMPVNLLFWGSKLKVLLPDNEEELRHALIQTQENLFDLNAETIRIAAEFGLQIPSNLQSVDTLRNFADVAAESPNLKELTIDDFGWLQNRADLIELLDSGEKLTKIRADYQSIFLPEAWEQNVLEIRQDLIAHGSKWYKFVIGSYKASNKRLASFCISSLPDNLQTKVAYTDAILEAKRLQNTIKDLEPIGHRLFGSRWLQHRSDWYGLRKSADYLKNVHELVQSNGIDTCILSFLKKDNASETARTSSAPISVKQKNYTESMRSLNLMLRIDENVVPSNSELFGTQLNKLEQWNNRLAEIHQVIAWNTLEETVAYENLHFLTEASLSWPEASSHLKLALQKTWYVKLLELSLLSSLALRRFERTSHEEVVEKFKKADNLKFQYNRALVALRHWEGVPKGEAGGQVNILRAEFNKKSRHKPIRKLVQEAGLAIQAIKPVVMMSPMSIANFIPPGAIQFDLVIFDEASQVRPVEALGALLRGRQLVVVGDTKQLPPTSFFDKMTGESEDEDNVTADMQSILGMCNGQGASERMLRWHYRSRHESLISLSNKEFYENRLVIFPSPGAKTRMGLRYHYFPETVYEKGTTSTNPKEAEHVADAVIEHALKHPKQTLGVVAFSSKQMQAIQFALEIKRRKNPAAEAFFTSHPNEPFFVKNLENVQGDERDVIFISVGYGRIENGSVPQSFGPLNNEGGERRLNVLITRAKLRCEVFTNLVSDDIDASGKKFGVKALKSFLYFAQHGKFSETKPITFPKSTPFEDFVEAELTKSGYTLRRHVGSEGYNIDLAVVDQENPGRYLLGIECDGETYKNAKSARDRDRLRKEVLEAMGWKMYRVWSTDWFRNPERELQRLVDVIEKAKEQVILDDVVEEEIQKELASLIREDVTIEILQPFYQLAELPAEISSQELHLYPAGKLASWIHEVVKVESPVHFDEVARRIADAAGVSKVGSRIRQSLESAAVYAAGAGLIAIKEGFLWLPDMTIPVVRERSNIPAASKKLQLISPEEILQAIQKVTESALAIHSDAAVPLVAKMFGFSRVTEDMRNGILTLISKGVKDRILREEGGYLKGNNS from the coding sequence ATGATAAACTCTTTACTTGCCAAGCTCGAATCAGCCCGGAAAGAGCTTCTTGACTTGGGAATGCGCAATTCCCTACTAAATTATAAGGTCCCGCAGGCTCGCGGGCTACACATTGTTCAAGAGAAATCCAGTTCAATTTATAACTTACTATTCAGGCAGTCGAAGCCAATGTCCTTCCTAGGGCGTGCGGAAAAGGAGGACGAACTGGACTTTGGTGACTTACCTGAGCTTTCAGAAGAGGAGCTGTTGGATGCTTATAATGATACACGCCTCCAGACCAATGAAACTGAAAAAAAGCTTCAAACGAAAATCCTAAATACCTATTATTTCGCTAGAACCAGCATCGAAGAGCAAGGTGTCAATATCTTATACCTTTCGCTTGGCATGCTTAAATGGTTTGAGGAAGGTAACAAGGAAAATGTAAGACAAGCTCCTTTGGTCCTAATTCCTGTTTCTCTTGAAAGGTCGAGTGCAAATGAGCGTTTCAGAGTTCGCTATTCCGGGAGTGAAATCGGTGGTAATCTTTCTCTGCAAGCGAAATTATTGGCAGACTTTAACATCACCATTCCGGACCTTCCGGAAAGTGATGACCTCGATATAGACGCTTATTGTGCCATAGTTTCGGAAAGAATTGCCCATCTACCGGCATGGTCGGTCGAGAAAGATGCCATTGAACTGGGCTTCTTTTCCTTTGGAAAATTCATGATTTATAACGATCTGGATAGTACTAAATGGCCAAATAGTAAAAAGCCATATGACAACCCCACTCTAAAATCACTTTTTGAGACAGGCTTTCGAGATACTCCGCCTACATCAACAGAAGAACACAATCTTGACACTGAAACGAATGCCGACAGCTTGCTCAGCGTAGTGGATGCTGATAGCTCCCAGGTACTTGCAATGCTAGCGGTTCAGGAAGGCAAGAACATGGTAATTCAGGGACCTCCGGGAACAGGGAAATCTCAAACGATCACAAACATCATTGCAAATGCCGTCGGACAGGGCAAGAAAATTCTTTTTGTCGCCGAGAAAATGGCCGCGTTAGAAGTTGTTAAGCGGCGGTTAGACAAAGTTGGTTTAGGAGAAGCTTGTCTCGAATTACACAGCCACAAGGCAAATAAGAAAGAATTACACGAAGAACTTAAAAGAATCCTTGACCTTGGGAAGCCAATGCTGATGCATCTGGAAAGGGAAGTTGCGCTTTTAAAAGAGCACAAAGAAGAGCTCAATGCATATTGCGACGCGGTCAATTCGATTGTTTCCGACAGCGGACTCTCAACCCAGCAAGTCTTAGGTCACCTGCTGAGAATAAACCAGGAGTCTGAGGGCGTCACTTTACCAAAATTAAAAATCGATTATATACAGAACTGGAACCAGGGGACCATGCTAAGGGCGGAAGCAATGTGCGACCGGATCCAGGCGAGGCTGTCCGATATTGGAATGCCCGTCAACCTGCTTTTCTGGGGATCCAAATTGAAGGTGCTGCTTCCCGATAACGAGGAAGAGCTTCGGCATGCTTTGATCCAGACCCAGGAGAATCTGTTTGATCTGAATGCTGAGACAATCAGAATAGCTGCGGAGTTTGGATTACAAATACCAAGCAATCTACAATCCGTCGATACCTTGCGCAACTTTGCCGATGTGGCTGCTGAAAGTCCGAATCTGAAAGAATTGACAATAGACGACTTTGGCTGGTTACAAAACAGAGCCGACCTGATTGAGCTTTTGGATAGTGGTGAAAAACTGACAAAGATTCGCGCCGATTACCAAAGCATTTTCCTGCCGGAAGCCTGGGAGCAAAATGTCCTGGAAATAAGACAGGACCTGATCGCACACGGTTCAAAATGGTACAAATTTGTGATTGGATCTTATAAAGCTAGCAACAAACGACTCGCCTCCTTTTGCATTTCCAGTCTACCGGACAACTTACAAACAAAGGTGGCGTATACTGATGCGATCCTGGAAGCCAAACGCCTGCAAAATACTATCAAAGACTTAGAGCCAATCGGCCATCGACTATTTGGTAGCAGGTGGTTGCAGCATAGATCAGATTGGTACGGCTTGCGTAAAAGCGCAGACTATTTAAAAAATGTCCATGAACTTGTTCAGTCGAATGGTATTGATACTTGCATTTTAAGTTTTCTGAAAAAGGACAATGCATCCGAAACCGCTCGCACAAGTTCGGCCCCTATCTCGGTAAAGCAGAAGAATTATACCGAAAGTATGCGATCGTTAAACCTTATGCTTCGGATAGATGAAAACGTTGTTCCTTCCAATTCGGAGCTGTTCGGAACGCAGCTTAATAAGTTAGAGCAATGGAATAATAGACTTGCTGAAATACATCAGGTAATTGCGTGGAATACACTGGAAGAAACTGTTGCATATGAGAATTTACATTTTCTAACGGAAGCATCTCTTTCATGGCCAGAAGCATCGTCTCATTTGAAATTAGCACTTCAAAAGACCTGGTATGTGAAGCTTTTAGAGCTATCATTATTGTCCAGCTTGGCTCTAAGGCGGTTTGAGCGCACTAGTCACGAGGAAGTAGTTGAGAAATTCAAGAAAGCAGACAATCTGAAATTTCAGTATAACCGGGCGTTAGTTGCATTACGGCATTGGGAAGGAGTTCCTAAGGGCGAAGCTGGCGGGCAAGTGAATATCCTTAGAGCTGAATTCAATAAGAAGTCCCGACATAAACCGATTCGAAAATTAGTGCAAGAGGCTGGGCTAGCAATCCAGGCAATCAAGCCAGTTGTGATGATGAGCCCTATGTCGATAGCCAACTTTATTCCTCCCGGAGCAATACAATTCGACCTTGTGATTTTTGATGAAGCTAGTCAGGTGAGGCCGGTTGAAGCACTGGGCGCCTTATTACGAGGCCGACAATTGGTCGTTGTGGGAGATACCAAACAATTGCCTCCGACAAGCTTTTTTGATAAAATGACCGGCGAGTCCGAAGACGAAGACAACGTGACTGCTGATATGCAAAGCATTTTAGGAATGTGCAATGGGCAGGGAGCTTCCGAAAGAATGCTGCGCTGGCACTACCGAAGTAGACACGAATCACTGATTAGCCTTTCCAACAAGGAATTTTATGAGAACCGTTTGGTTATCTTCCCAAGCCCTGGTGCAAAAACACGTATGGGACTTAGGTACCACTACTTTCCAGAAACTGTTTATGAGAAAGGCACTACCAGTACAAATCCAAAGGAAGCGGAGCATGTCGCAGACGCGGTTATCGAGCATGCATTAAAACATCCGAAGCAAACTTTGGGCGTTGTCGCATTCAGCTCCAAACAAATGCAAGCCATTCAGTTTGCACTTGAAATAAAAAGGAGAAAGAATCCTGCCGCCGAAGCCTTTTTCACTAGTCATCCGAATGAGCCCTTCTTTGTCAAGAATTTGGAGAACGTTCAGGGTGACGAAAGAGATGTCATCTTCATAAGTGTAGGTTATGGCCGGATTGAGAATGGATCTGTTCCACAAAGCTTCGGCCCACTCAATAATGAAGGTGGGGAACGCAGACTCAATGTACTAATCACCAGAGCAAAGCTAAGGTGCGAAGTATTCACCAATCTAGTTTCTGATGATATTGACGCTTCCGGCAAGAAGTTTGGTGTTAAAGCGCTCAAAAGTTTCTTGTACTTCGCACAGCATGGAAAGTTCAGCGAAACCAAACCTATAACCTTTCCAAAATCAACGCCTTTTGAAGACTTCGTAGAAGCAGAACTGACTAAATCAGGCTATACGCTGCGGCGACATGTAGGATCTGAGGGCTACAATATCGATCTCGCAGTTGTTGATCAGGAAAATCCCGGACGCTACTTGCTTGGCATTGAGTGTGACGGAGAAACCTATAAAAATGCCAAATCCGCTAGAGACCGTGACCGGCTTCGCAAGGAAGTATTGGAGGCGATGGGTTGGAAGATGTATCGAGTATGGAGTACTGATTGGTTTCGAAACCCCGAGCGGGAATTGCAAAGGCTTGTCGATGTAATCGAGAAGGCGAAAGAACAGGTCATTCTTGACGATGTGGTCGAAGAAGAAATCCAGAAAGAGCTGGCTTCTCTTATCAGAGAAGATGTTACAATAGAAATCCTTCAACCTTTTTACCAGCTCGCTGAACTACCGGCAGAAATCAGCAGTCAAGAGTTGCATCTATATCCTGCCGGAAAACTGGCGAGCTGGATCCATGAAGTTGTTAAAGTTGAAAGCCCGGTTCATTTTGACGAAGTCGCCAGGCGTATTGCTGATGCCGCGGGAGTGTCGAAGGTAGGATCAAGAATACGACAGTCACTTGAAAGTGCCGCAGTTTATGCTGCTGGGGCTGGTCTAATTGCTATCAAGGAGGGCTTCCTCTGGCTTCCTGACATGACAATCCCGGTAGTAAGAGAACGCAGTAACATTCCGGCCGCTTCAAAAAAGTTGCAGTTGATCTCTCCCGAAGAAATTTTGCAAGCCATTCAAAAGGTAACTGAAAGTGCCCTTGCAATACATTCAGATGCAGCTGTGCCACTTGTTGCCAAAATGTTTGGCTTTTCGAGGGTTACTGAAGATATGCGAAATGGAATTCTAACCTTGATATCCAAGGGGGTAAAGGATAGAATACTTAGGGAGGAAGGCGGATATCTGAAAGGTAATAATTCTTAA
- a CDS encoding site-specific integrase — protein sequence MLETSFGLIFFLKRPNPELADGMRYVYCRVTVNGVPKDISTKRIWHPSKWSVGAGRATGNKEDTKTLNAYLDTLTSKIYEAKRSLIEANKEITSEAIKNILLGRTEGGKTILPIFREHNDQIAALIGADFAPGTLERYETCLKHTRDFIKWKYQADDFEIKKLDYEFISQYEFWLKAVKKISHNTTMKYLANFKKIVLLCVKRGWLQRDPFYAFKFSKREVDRQALTEGEMKKIWDRDMGDGRLALVKDIFLFCCYTGLAYADIYKLKRTEVAEGIDGGKWITTKRQKTDTPSRIPILPMAMEIMEKYEDHPQCENENRVLPVLSNQKMNSYLKEIADLCGIRKNITFHLARHTFATTVTLTNGVPIESVSKMLRHRNIKTTQQYEKIVDRKISDDMARLKDILQP from the coding sequence ATGTTAGAAACAAGCTTCGGGTTGATTTTCTTTTTGAAAAGACCCAACCCAGAATTAGCAGACGGAATGCGCTATGTTTATTGCCGTGTCACCGTCAATGGAGTTCCAAAGGATATCTCGACCAAACGTATTTGGCATCCGTCCAAATGGAGCGTAGGTGCAGGGCGGGCGACTGGGAACAAGGAGGATACTAAAACATTGAATGCCTACCTAGATACGTTGACGTCGAAGATTTACGAGGCAAAGCGATCATTGATTGAGGCGAACAAAGAGATCACCTCGGAAGCTATCAAAAATATTCTCTTGGGCAGAACCGAAGGCGGGAAAACTATCCTGCCCATTTTTCGAGAGCACAACGATCAGATTGCTGCCTTAATCGGTGCCGATTTTGCACCAGGCACCTTGGAGCGGTATGAGACTTGCCTTAAACATACCCGTGATTTCATCAAATGGAAATATCAGGCAGACGATTTCGAAATCAAGAAACTCGACTACGAATTCATATCACAATATGAATTCTGGCTCAAGGCAGTCAAAAAGATTAGTCACAATACGACGATGAAGTACTTGGCTAACTTCAAGAAGATCGTACTTCTTTGTGTTAAGAGAGGATGGCTGCAACGTGACCCGTTCTATGCCTTCAAGTTTTCGAAACGAGAGGTCGACCGGCAAGCATTGACCGAAGGCGAGATGAAGAAAATATGGGATAGGGATATGGGTGACGGCCGCCTTGCGCTCGTCAAAGATATTTTCCTTTTCTGCTGCTACACCGGCCTTGCTTACGCAGATATTTATAAATTGAAGCGGACTGAGGTTGCGGAAGGGATAGATGGAGGAAAGTGGATAACAACTAAGCGCCAAAAGACTGACACTCCATCTCGCATACCTATTCTGCCAATGGCTATGGAAATTATGGAGAAGTACGAAGATCATCCGCAATGTGAGAATGAGAACAGGGTGTTGCCAGTGCTGTCTAACCAGAAGATGAATTCTTATTTGAAAGAGATTGCGGATTTGTGTGGGATTCGGAAGAATATCACTTTTCACTTGGCTCGGCATACTTTTGCGACAACCGTTACTTTGACTAATGGGGTTCCGATTGAGAGTGTATCCAAGATGCTGAGGCATCGGAATATTAAGACTACTCAACAGTATGAGAAAATTGTTGATAGGAAGATTAGTGATGATATGGCTAGGCTGAAGGATATCCTGCAACCATAG
- a CDS encoding protein kinase family protein has protein sequence MPLLKIIKFKTSKLNLEYANINSIELSPKVLGVGAFGKVYCSEKVDGKENLELAIKIFEDDGHGSAVRGIATIEQLQNSIIEYQKTTDKNREKPLNEVSGLAALPQFSFYGKYDGKDVIGYAAKLLGSDEWIEFSRLFNEDNLKTREMLKQKFYNHPISNRFKLAYDLVEAFSYLEKMKFIYADLNPKNFFINLKSSRLCLIDFEGGAVNDNPEVYGKPGEWLAPEIQDQILMNKELIKVDTSTDTWAVAVGIHFLLFPFHPLFFLKVRGKLQMKEYFNSYKWPSGDKSSSNFRLPEHYKWYLKYLQENVPDSIRKAFSNTFNSGYYNPNLRVSYKQWINIIGALMKAPVIESFLFEEQADRKFLRWKIEGASKVTIQTIGDVTTRSNVEIFPSQTKDYILIAENVFGRSTKSVSVKVTPAPEILIFELSRTRVKSGSSSELTWKTKYAHAVFLDYGSGRVEVPSSGKKILTPLDDQKCEIILVALDGLVKKRQTILLNVVKPVTIVNFTSSETHIKKGEVIRLTWGILNANSTILLPINRDVSNQSSIELPIDKSSVFSLTAKNEFHSESKNIEVTVIPNPEIIGFRPRLKSLPANSSTELVWKIEHAHSAKLDDGISTSDIPLSGSLLITPSKSQKFKLTVLSLDLKTTVEETTSITVIQPVNIRQFGAVHSFVQKGQSTNLTWIIDNAAEVILLPNHVDVSGLEKYEVSPDDTTIYILTAKNAMHSVSKTCQIDVGRAPTPLWKPISIFLGVIVLTVLGWFYYSYQSDKLVADEVYKYYRDGQKLAFDDCDQAAEAFRHAFNLNSTLPTQFRLDSLNISAEQYESDGNNRCAAYGRSSPKIRSIIECNYKLAAALRGSAQPKTCK, from the coding sequence ATGCCTCTTCTGAAGATAATTAAATTCAAGACCTCCAAACTAAATCTTGAATATGCTAATATAAATTCAATAGAACTTTCGCCAAAGGTACTTGGAGTGGGTGCATTTGGTAAAGTTTATTGCTCCGAGAAGGTTGATGGTAAAGAAAATCTTGAACTGGCAATCAAGATTTTTGAAGATGACGGGCATGGCAGCGCGGTCCGAGGAATAGCAACGATTGAACAACTACAAAATAGTATTATTGAATATCAGAAAACCACGGATAAAAACAGAGAAAAGCCATTGAATGAGGTGTCAGGTTTGGCAGCACTTCCCCAATTCAGTTTTTATGGAAAATATGACGGAAAAGATGTAATTGGGTATGCGGCCAAACTTTTAGGTAGTGACGAATGGATTGAGTTTTCGAGGTTGTTTAATGAAGATAACCTCAAAACAAGGGAAATGCTTAAGCAGAAATTTTATAATCATCCGATCAGCAACAGGTTCAAATTAGCTTATGATCTTGTTGAGGCGTTTAGCTATTTAGAGAAGATGAAATTTATTTATGCTGACCTCAATCCCAAGAATTTCTTTATTAATCTAAAAAGTAGTCGACTTTGTCTAATAGATTTTGAAGGAGGTGCAGTAAATGACAATCCCGAGGTTTATGGAAAGCCAGGCGAGTGGCTTGCTCCGGAAATTCAAGATCAGATTTTAATGAACAAAGAACTTATAAAGGTAGACACTAGTACTGACACATGGGCGGTGGCAGTTGGCATTCATTTTTTGTTATTCCCTTTTCACCCATTATTTTTTTTAAAGGTGCGTGGGAAACTTCAAATGAAGGAATATTTCAACAGTTACAAATGGCCATCTGGCGACAAATCCTCATCAAATTTCCGGCTTCCTGAGCATTACAAGTGGTATCTCAAATATTTGCAGGAGAATGTCCCAGATTCCATAAGAAAGGCGTTTAGCAATACCTTTAACAGTGGCTATTATAATCCGAATCTACGCGTAAGTTATAAACAATGGATTAATATTATTGGAGCATTAATGAAAGCCCCGGTAATTGAAAGCTTCCTTTTCGAGGAGCAAGCTGATCGAAAATTTCTCCGGTGGAAAATAGAGGGTGCATCAAAAGTCACTATTCAAACCATAGGTGATGTGACAACTCGCTCAAATGTAGAAATTTTCCCATCTCAGACTAAGGATTACATTTTGATAGCTGAAAATGTATTTGGAAGATCCACAAAAAGCGTAAGCGTAAAAGTTACTCCCGCACCAGAAATTCTGATATTTGAATTAAGTAGAACAAGAGTTAAATCAGGTAGTTCCTCAGAATTGACTTGGAAAACAAAATATGCACACGCTGTTTTCCTGGACTATGGATCAGGAAGGGTCGAAGTTCCTTCATCTGGGAAAAAAATATTGACACCGTTGGATGATCAAAAATGCGAAATCATACTAGTCGCTCTTGATGGTTTGGTAAAAAAACGTCAAACCATACTTCTAAACGTAGTAAAACCAGTTACAATCGTAAATTTTACATCTTCAGAAACACACATAAAGAAAGGAGAAGTAATAAGATTGACTTGGGGCATTTTGAATGCTAATTCAACAATCCTGTTACCGATAAATAGAGATGTATCTAATCAGTCATCTATCGAGCTCCCTATTGATAAATCATCAGTGTTTTCTCTCACGGCAAAAAATGAATTTCATTCGGAATCTAAAAATATCGAGGTCACTGTAATACCAAATCCTGAAATTATAGGTTTTCGGCCAAGACTTAAGTCCCTGCCTGCGAATTCGTCAACTGAACTGGTTTGGAAAATCGAGCATGCACATTCTGCAAAGCTCGATGATGGTATAAGCACTTCAGATATCCCATTATCGGGGTCGCTTTTGATTACCCCGTCTAAAAGTCAAAAATTTAAGCTTACCGTTCTCTCACTGGATCTTAAAACGACAGTAGAAGAGACAACCTCAATTACAGTTATCCAACCTGTCAATATTCGCCAATTCGGTGCAGTACATAGCTTCGTGCAAAAAGGGCAATCAACAAACCTTACCTGGATAATTGACAACGCGGCTGAGGTTATACTGTTGCCAAACCACGTCGATGTAAGTGGGTTAGAAAAATATGAAGTTAGCCCCGATGATACCACTATATATATCCTAACGGCGAAAAACGCAATGCATTCTGTTTCTAAAACCTGCCAGATCGACGTGGGGCGTGCTCCTACTCCCTTGTGGAAACCAATTTCTATTTTTTTAGGAGTAATTGTGTTGACGGTTTTGGGATGGTTCTATTATAGCTATCAAAGCGACAAACTCGTAGCAGATGAAGTCTATAAGTATTATCGCGATGGCCAAAAACTTGCCTTTGACGATTGTGACCAAGCAGCCGAGGCATTCCGGCATGCATTTAATTTAAACTCCACGTTACCTACACAATTTCGTCTTGATTCGCTGAACATTTCAGCCGAGCAGTATGAATCGGACGGCAATAATAGGTGTGCGGCATATGGGCGTTCATCACCTAAGATTAGATCTATCATTGAATGCAATTACAAATTAGCTGCTGCTCTTCGCGGGAGTGCACAACCCAAAACATGCAAATGA